A genomic window from Bubalus bubalis isolate 160015118507 breed Murrah chromosome 11, NDDB_SH_1, whole genome shotgun sequence includes:
- the PYGO1 gene encoding pygopus homolog 1 isoform X2 codes for MSNGGDSGLDGLGGPGVQLGSPDKKKRKTNTQGPSFPPLSEYAPPPNPNSDHLVAANPFDDNYNTISYKPLPSSNPYLGPGYPGFGGYSTFRMPPHVPPRMSSPYCGPYSLRNQPHPFPQNPLGMGFNRPHAFNFGPHDNSSFGNPSYNNALTQNVNMPNQHFRQNPAENFNQIPPQNASQVSNPDLASNFVPGSNSNFSSPLESNHSFIPPPNTFGQAKAPPPKQDFSQGATKNTNQNSSAHPPHLNMDDTVNQSNIELKNVNRNNVVSQENSRSSSTEATNNSHANGTQSKPRQPRGATDTCTTEKSNKSALHPSRHGHSSSDPVYPCGICTNEVNDDQDAILCEASCQKWFHRICTGMTETAYGLLTAEASAVWGCDTCMADKDVQLMRTRETFGPPAVGSDG; via the exons ATGTCAAATG gtGGTGATAGTGGACTGGATGGGTTAGGAGGACCAGGTGTGCAACTAGGAAGCCCAGATAAGAAAAAACGCAAGACAAATACACAG gGGCCTTCTTTTCCTCCATTGTCTGAGTATGCTCCGCCACCGAATCCAAACTCTGACCATCTAGTGGCTGCTAATCCGTTTGATGACAACTACAATACTATTTCCTATAAACCACTACCTTCATCAAATCCGTATCTTGGCCCTGGTTATCCTGGCTTTGGAGGCTACAGCACATTCAGAATGCCACCTCACGTTCCTCCAAGAATGTCTTCCCCATACTGTGGTCCTTACTCACTCAGGAATCAGCCACACCCATTTCCTCAGAATCCTTTGGGCATGGGTTTTAATCGACCTCATGCTTTTAACTTTGGGCCACATGATAATTCAAGTTTTGGAAATCCATCTTACAATAATGCACTAACTCAGAATGTTAACATGCCTAATCAACATTTTAGACAAAATCCTGCTGAAAACTTCAATCAGATTCCTCCGCAGAATGCTAGCCAAGTATCTAACCCTGACTTGGCATCTAACTTTGTCCCTGGAAGTAATTCCAATTTTAGTTCTCCGTTAGAATCTAATCATTCTTTTATCCCTCCCCCAAACACTTTTGGTCAAGCAAAAGCACCACCCCCAAAACAAGACTTTAGTCAAGGAGCTAccaaaaacacaaatcaaaactccTCTGCTCATCCACCTCACTTAAACATGGATGACACAGTGAATCAGAgtaatattgaattaaaaaatgtgaatcGAAACAATGTCGTCAGTCAAGAGAATAGCCGTTCGAGTAGCACTGAAGCTACAAACAACAGCCATGCAAATGGGACACAGAGTAAACCACGACAGCCTAGAGGTGCCACAGATACATGCACCACTGAGAAAAGCAATAAATCTGCTCTCCACCCAAGCCGTCATGGGCATTCTTCTTCTGACCCAGTGTATCCTTGTGGAATTTGTACAAATGAAGTGAATGATGATCAGGATGCCATCTTATGTGAAGCCTCTTGTCAGAAATGGTTTCATCGGATCTGCACTGGAATGACCGAAACAGCTTATGGCCTCTTAACAGCAGAAGCGTCAGCAGTATGGGGCTGTGATACCTGTATGGCTGACAAAGATGTCCAGTTAATGCGCACTAGAGAAACATTCGGTCCACCTGCAGTGGGCAGTGATGGCTAA
- the PYGO1 gene encoding pygopus homolog 1 isoform X1 has product MSAEQEKDPISLKRVRGGDSGLDGLGGPGVQLGSPDKKKRKTNTQGPSFPPLSEYAPPPNPNSDHLVAANPFDDNYNTISYKPLPSSNPYLGPGYPGFGGYSTFRMPPHVPPRMSSPYCGPYSLRNQPHPFPQNPLGMGFNRPHAFNFGPHDNSSFGNPSYNNALTQNVNMPNQHFRQNPAENFNQIPPQNASQVSNPDLASNFVPGSNSNFSSPLESNHSFIPPPNTFGQAKAPPPKQDFSQGATKNTNQNSSAHPPHLNMDDTVNQSNIELKNVNRNNVVSQENSRSSSTEATNNSHANGTQSKPRQPRGATDTCTTEKSNKSALHPSRHGHSSSDPVYPCGICTNEVNDDQDAILCEASCQKWFHRICTGMTETAYGLLTAEASAVWGCDTCMADKDVQLMRTRETFGPPAVGSDG; this is encoded by the exons ATGTCAGCAGAACAGGAGAAGGATCCCATTTCGCTGAAGAGAGTTCGAG gtGGTGATAGTGGACTGGATGGGTTAGGAGGACCAGGTGTGCAACTAGGAAGCCCAGATAAGAAAAAACGCAAGACAAATACACAG gGGCCTTCTTTTCCTCCATTGTCTGAGTATGCTCCGCCACCGAATCCAAACTCTGACCATCTAGTGGCTGCTAATCCGTTTGATGACAACTACAATACTATTTCCTATAAACCACTACCTTCATCAAATCCGTATCTTGGCCCTGGTTATCCTGGCTTTGGAGGCTACAGCACATTCAGAATGCCACCTCACGTTCCTCCAAGAATGTCTTCCCCATACTGTGGTCCTTACTCACTCAGGAATCAGCCACACCCATTTCCTCAGAATCCTTTGGGCATGGGTTTTAATCGACCTCATGCTTTTAACTTTGGGCCACATGATAATTCAAGTTTTGGAAATCCATCTTACAATAATGCACTAACTCAGAATGTTAACATGCCTAATCAACATTTTAGACAAAATCCTGCTGAAAACTTCAATCAGATTCCTCCGCAGAATGCTAGCCAAGTATCTAACCCTGACTTGGCATCTAACTTTGTCCCTGGAAGTAATTCCAATTTTAGTTCTCCGTTAGAATCTAATCATTCTTTTATCCCTCCCCCAAACACTTTTGGTCAAGCAAAAGCACCACCCCCAAAACAAGACTTTAGTCAAGGAGCTAccaaaaacacaaatcaaaactccTCTGCTCATCCACCTCACTTAAACATGGATGACACAGTGAATCAGAgtaatattgaattaaaaaatgtgaatcGAAACAATGTCGTCAGTCAAGAGAATAGCCGTTCGAGTAGCACTGAAGCTACAAACAACAGCCATGCAAATGGGACACAGAGTAAACCACGACAGCCTAGAGGTGCCACAGATACATGCACCACTGAGAAAAGCAATAAATCTGCTCTCCACCCAAGCCGTCATGGGCATTCTTCTTCTGACCCAGTGTATCCTTGTGGAATTTGTACAAATGAAGTGAATGATGATCAGGATGCCATCTTATGTGAAGCCTCTTGTCAGAAATGGTTTCATCGGATCTGCACTGGAATGACCGAAACAGCTTATGGCCTCTTAACAGCAGAAGCGTCAGCAGTATGGGGCTGTGATACCTGTATGGCTGACAAAGATGTCCAGTTAATGCGCACTAGAGAAACATTCGGTCCACCTGCAGTGGGCAGTGATGGCTAA